A single genomic interval of Procambarus clarkii isolate CNS0578487 chromosome 17, FALCON_Pclarkii_2.0, whole genome shotgun sequence harbors:
- the LOC138365639 gene encoding uncharacterized protein, with translation MPSTYYTTVSSGVVGTDTVGGVLWLHHVDLEAGSTSNTRDLGAGSTSNTRDLGAGSTSNTRDLGAGSTSNTRDLEAGSTSNTRDLGAGSTSNTRDLGAGSTSNTRDLGAGSTSNTRDLGAGSTSNTRDLGAGSTSNTRDLGAGSTSNTRDLGAGSTSNTRDLGAGSTSNTRDLGAGSTSNTRDLGAGSTSNTRDLGAGSTSTTRDLEAGSTSNSRDLEAGSTSNTRDLGAGSTSTTRDLGAGSTSTRRLFTTNNI, from the coding sequence ATGCCCTCAACGTACTACACTACTGTATCTTCTGGTGTAGTTGGCACCGATACAGTAGGCGGGGTGCTATGGCTACACCACGTTGACCTGGAGGCCggatccaccagcaacactaggGACCTGGGGGCCggatccaccagcaacactaggGACCTGGGGGCCggatccaccagcaacactaggGACCTGGGGGCCggatccaccagcaacactaggGACCTGGAGGCCggatccaccagcaacactaggGACCTGGGGGCCggatccaccagcaacactaggGACCTGGGGGCCggatccaccagcaacactaggGACCTGGGGGCCggatccaccagcaacactaggGACCTGGGGGCCggatccaccagcaacactaggGACCTGGGGGCCggatccaccagcaacactaggGACCTGGGGGCCggatccaccagcaacactaggGACCTGGGGGCCggatccaccagcaacactaggGACCTGGGGGCCggatccaccagcaacactaggGACCTGGGGGCCggatccaccagcaacactaggGACCTGGGGGCCGGATCCACTAGCAACACTAGGGACCTGGGGGCCGGATCCACCAGCACCACTAGGGACCTGGAGGCTGGATCCACCAGCAACTCTAGGGACCTGGAGGCCggatccaccagcaacactaggGACCTGGGGGCCGGATCCACCAGCACCACTAGGGACCTGGGGGCCGGATCCaccagcaccaggaggctgtttacaacAAACAACATCTGA